From a region of the Zingiber officinale cultivar Zhangliang chromosome 4B, Zo_v1.1, whole genome shotgun sequence genome:
- the LOC121976786 gene encoding cytochrome P450 71A1-like: MSAVPSAAQEESPRSLQFHAHAASTFCTALLLISFTLLLLFYLRRSQKVNKETSSLRLPPSPPGLPVIGNLHQIGDLPHRCLHQLSLAYGPLLRLRLGSVTALVVSSPALARDIFKTNDLALCSRPNLTTWRRFSYGGLEVALSPYSPRWASARRLLSVHFLSPRPVRGLSAAREEEVRTLMNTVAAAAGSGRTVDLSKSLICLVSCVICRAVFGKRFAPAGECLMSEIGGMLSLTAELLGGFVAGDFFPWAHRWLNAVTGVHKRLERNFKEWDNLFEREIKERECAGTGSSDDGTYASVLVRLLREEQEQSNNEGARLARDGVKALLFDLMFGGTDTTVATMEWTMAELVRTPRALARAQEEVRRVAAGKSYVYEGDLQRLSYLHAVVKEILRLHPVVPLLLPRECQQHCKVGGYDVAAGTRIYINAWSIGRDADAWDKPEEFRPERFEGNSVDYLGQCFELVPFGSGRRICPGISMAESLMWLTLANLLHGFDWALPEGVRREDLDMSEVFGLVASKKEPLVLMATPAKFF, translated from the exons ATGTCTGCTGTTCCTTCGGCCGCCCAAGAGGAGTCCCCTCGGAGCCTCCAATTCCATGCACATGCAGCCTCCACCTTCTGTACGGCACTCCTACTCATCTCTTTCACGTTGTTGCTGCTCTTCTACCTCCGCCGCAGCCAGAAGGTCAACAAGGAAACCAGCAGCCTCCGCCTCCCACCCAGCCCGCCGGGCCTCCCCGTCATCGGCAATCTCCACCAGATCGGTGACCTCCCCCACCGCTGCCTTCACCAACTCTCACTTGCCTACGGCCCCCTCCTCCGCCTCCGGCTCGGGAGCGTCACTGCCCTCGTCGTCTCCTCCCCCGCCCTCGCCCGAGACATCTTCAAGACCAACGACCTCGCACTCTGCTCCCGCCCCAACCTCACGACCTGGCGCCGCTTCTCCTACGGCGGCCTCGAAGTCGCTCTCTCCCCCTACTCTCCCCGATGGGCCAGCGCCCGCCGGCTCTTGTCCGTCCACTTCCTCTCCCCGCGCCCGGTCCGAGGCCTCTCCGCCGCCAGGGAGGAGGAGGTACGAACCCTGATGAACACCGTGGCCGCTGCTGCCGGGTCCGGCCGCACGGTCGACCTCAGCAAGAGTCTGATCTGTTTGGTGAGCTGCGTTATATGCCGGGCCGTGTTCGGGAAGAGGTTCGCGCCAGCGGGGGAATGCTTGATGAGCGAGATCGGGGGCATGTTATCTCTGACGGCGGAGCTCTTGGGGGGATTCGTCGCCGGGGACTTCTTCCCGTGGGCGCACCGCTGGCTCAACGCTGTCACGGGAGTGCATAAGAGGCTGGAGAGGAACTTCAAGGAGTGGGACAACTTGTTCGAAAGGGAAATAAAAGAGCGGGAATGCGCCGGCACCGGCAGTAGTGACGACGGCACGTATGCCAGTGTTCTGGTGCGCTTACTCAGAGAGGAACAGGAACAGAGTAACAACGAAGGCGCGCGACTCGCGAGGGACGGCGTCAAAGCTCTTCTCTTC GACTTGATGTTCGGCGGAACGGACACAACGGTGGCGACAATGGAATGGACCATGGCGGAGCTAGTGAGGACTCCTCGAGCGCTCGCTAGAGCCCAGGAGGAAGTCCGCCGAGTGGCAGCCGGAAAAAGCTACGTCTACGAGGGGGACCTCCAGCGGCTCAGCTACCTGCACGCCGTCGTCAAGGAGATCCTCCGACTCCACCCGGTCGTCCCCCTGCTGCTGCCCCGCGAGTGCCAGCAGCACTGTAAGGTCGGTGGCTATGACGTCGCCGCCGGCACTAGAATCTACATCAACGCGTGGAGCATCGGAAGGGATGCTGACGCATGGGATAAGCCCGAGGAGTTCCGGCCGGAGCGGTTCGAGGGCAACTCCGTCGACTACCTGGGGCAGTGCTTCGAGCTGGTGCCGTTCGGCAGCGGCCGGAGGATCTGTCCTGGGATCTCGATGGCAGAATCGCTTATGTGGCTTACACTTGCCAATCTCTTACACGGCTTCGACTGGGCATTGCCGGAGGGAGTGAGAAGGGAAGATCTGGACATGAGCGAGGTGTTTGGGCtggtagctagcaagaaggaacCGCTTGTGCTGATGGCAACTCCggctaaatttttttaa